Part of the Chanos chanos chromosome 5, fChaCha1.1, whole genome shotgun sequence genome, AAGCCTGTAAACGATTATAAAAATGTTTAGTCAATTAAACGTGAGTACATTTAATTATGGGAGTTCCACGTACATACGCCAAGAGACAGCGTTAgcccatttttttatttatctggaAAAATTTTGACACCAGTCAGCTAGCCAGCCACTTGCGAGTGGGGTACGGTAGATGGCGATATGTGTAATCCTACAATTATAGTAACAGAAGAAGAACCAGATGAAGCCACGGCTCCGTCAGTCGGAGATCTTGGTAAAAATTGATTGTCTTGGATGCACATCGCCTGCTTCAAGCAAGCCATCCAAAAAGCTGGGTCTGAGAAAGTGAGAGCAAGTATAGCCAACAAATTGTAAACAACCAAATCGTAAACAGTTAGTAGCGCGCTTCATAGCAATGCTCAACATGTTAATACGTTTTTGAAAGATTTTGCATTGAGGTCTAGCTCAGTGCCACACGAGGTAATTTTTAGCTAGCAACGCGGTTCTATTTTTATACTGGCTCAACGCAGCCGCCATTGCCTCGGCACACATTTTAGATAGTTGGGCTTGGCAACAGTTTTCATCTCTTCTTGTTGCTAAATTGAAGTTTGAATTTGTATCACCTCCGTCGTAATCTGGATGGCTAATCGCATAGTATTTATTggtctgaaaactgaaataccTCGCtacttttatctgtttgtcaGGTACGCTTTGCAAACGCAAATCTGATTCCGACAAAGAACCGTTTGCAAGAGATGATCTAAATACATCCAGTTGTGGCGCATTCAGTCGACTTAGTCGTTTCTGTGGAAATCTAAACAGTTAAGGTCTACTGGACATTGTGATCGTTAACGTTTATAAGCTATACTGTGATCATGTCGCAcggcaaaagaaaagaaatctatAAATACGAGGCGCCATGGACTGTGTATGCAATGAATTGGAGTGTCCGACCTGACAAGCGTTTCCGACTAGCGCTTGGCAGCTTTGTTGAAGAATACAATAATAAGGTAACTATGACCCAGACTATTGCTTTGTAATTTGTTAACAAAGTCTCTGTGTGATATAAATATTGTGGAATACATATTAATTGTGAGCTGTCTTATTTTAATCATATAGTGCATTTTCCTTACCTGTTTTATCACGGTGTGCTCAAAATCATTTATAGGGAGAATTAACATTTgaccagtaaaacaaaacaatattaagCTTCTATTCGTTTAAACAAAGCAATCTAACCTTTTTTCTCTATAGTCCTGCTTATTCCCGAATCTTTTAAGAGCACCAGTTTGGTAATAACTATTTGTATAACTGTCTATTGTGAGGACTggtatttgaaaacattttgcatAACCCTTTATTTATCCTCGTTCCACAGGTACAGTTAGTTGGTCTTGAAGAAGAGAGCTCCGAGTTTGTGTGTCGAAATACATTTGACCACCCATATCCTACAACCAAGATCATGTGGATTCCTGATACTAAGGGAGTTTATCCAGACTTACTGGCCACCAGTGGGGACTACTTGCGCATCTGGAGGGTATGATGTGTTGTTTCCTGGACATTTTGCATTTAATTCCTGTCCTATACAAACCTGCCTCAGAGATaagtgaacaaaaaaatcttgtttCAAGAAAGAAAGGAGCGAAAAAAGCATTCAAAACTTTCTTTAATCATGATTGTCAAGGTTAAGTTGTTTTGATAGCAGTGGATATGGGCTTAGGTTTCTTGTTTCAGGAGTAGTTTCGCTTGGATGAGCAAGAACTAATTGAAATTGTTCCTGTCCCATTAAGGTGGGCGATACAGACACACGACTGGAATGTCTTctcaacaacaataaaaactcAGATTTCTGTGCACCACTCACCTCCTTTGACTGGAATGAGGTGGACCCAAATTTGCTAGGTGAGAGAACATacgtaactttttttttgttttgccttagGTCAGTTGGAGCTGGGCTTCACAATAAAAGGTTTCAGTGGGCCGTAATGCAGGATGGCAAACATGTTAAAATAGCTGATGAATAATGtctctggttaaaaaaaacaaaaaaaacagcaggctAGTTGCCATTTTAAGTGACCTCAAATAACTCTataaactgaaaacagagagacattttttttttttttttcaactttttgcTGACTTCCTTTGCAGTGTCTTATGatgcacatttctctctctctctctctctctctctctctctctctctttacctctacCTCTCTACTTCTCTCCCCCTTCAGGTACCTCTAGCATTGATACCACCTGTACTATCTGGGGACTGGAGACTGGTCAAGTACTGGGGAGGGTCAATCTAGTGTCTGGCCACGTGAAAACACAACTCATTGCTCATGATAAAGAGGTGAGGAGCACAGAGGAGGGGTGTGGTTGGTCAAAAGGCAAAAGAGAAAGGCAAGGTCAGATTGTCACTTATTTTCAGAGAGTCTGTCAGTGACCCTGTACCACTGTAAACATAAAGTTGTATTTTAGAGTCTTGACAGAATGCGTGAcattgtttctctgtggtgCAGGTCTATGACATTGCATTTAGCCGCGCAGGTGGCGGCCGAGATATGTTTGCATCCGTGGGAGCTGATGGTTCAGTTCGGATGTTTGACCTTCGTCACTTGGAGCACAGCACCATCATCTACGAGGACCCACAACACCACCCATTACTTCGTCTCTGCTGGAACAAACAGGACCCTAATTACTTGGCCACCATGGCCATGGATGGCATGGAGGTTTGTGTAgtgcacacacaagcagatTCAGACGCTCAGATACTTCGTACAACATTAAAATCTCCACATCCCATCGCTGTTTCTCTCGCACCGTCTTCTGCAGAGTTCTGACTAGAGCTATGAGGCCAAATTCATTTTGTAACATGTCAGTGTAATTTAGTTCATTACTCAGGCTTTCATGAACCATAGAAAGCACTGAAACTAATTTGATGTTGTCTTCTGGTGTGATGTTGAAGgtcatttattattttcctttgaCATCCTCTCTTCCTATGTTTTTCCTCCCGTCAGGTTGTGATTCTGGACGTCCGTGTCCCGTGTACTCCAGTGGCTCGATTAAATAATCATCGGGCGTGTGTGAATGGCATCGCCTGGGCCCCGCACTCTTCCTGCCATATCTGCACTGCAGGTTAGCAAAGTGCACTGCCACAGACATTATTCTCTCTTCGCAGGAATATCAATCATCTAAGAACATTTCAGcacatttgatcattttgaataatgttataaccccccccccccctcctcagcGGATGACCACCAGGCCCTGATATGGGACATCCAGCAGATGCCACGAGCTATTGAGGACCCCATACTTGCCTACACAGCTGAGGGTGAGATCAACAATGTGCAGTGGGCCTCCACCCAACCGGACTGGATCTCCATCTGTTACAACAACTGTCTGGAGATTCTGCGTGTCTAGGCCTGTATTCAAGCAATCAGCATTTCTTCCTGACTGTATACAGTGTGTCATACTTGTCTTTCCT contains:
- the LOC115813401 gene encoding DDB1- and CUL4-associated factor 7-like; protein product: MSHGKRKEIYKYEAPWTVYAMNWSVRPDKRFRLALGSFVEEYNNKVQLVGLEEESSEFVCRNTFDHPYPTTKIMWIPDTKGVYPDLLATSGDYLRIWRVGDTDTRLECLLNNNKNSDFCAPLTSFDWNEVDPNLLGTSSIDTTCTIWGLETGQVLGRVNLVSGHVKTQLIAHDKEVYDIAFSRAGGGRDMFASVGADGSVRMFDLRHLEHSTIIYEDPQHHPLLRLCWNKQDPNYLATMAMDGMEVVILDVRVPCTPVARLNNHRACVNGIAWAPHSSCHICTAADDHQALIWDIQQMPRAIEDPILAYTAEGEINNVQWASTQPDWISICYNNCLEILRV